A stretch of Bos mutus isolate GX-2022 chromosome 8, NWIPB_WYAK_1.1, whole genome shotgun sequence DNA encodes these proteins:
- the LINGO2 gene encoding leucine-rich repeat and immunoglobulin-like domain-containing nogo receptor-interacting protein 2 has translation MLHTALSCWQPFLGLAVVLIFMGSTIGCPARCECSAQNKSVSCHRRRLIAIPEGIPIETKILDLSKNRLKSINPEEFISYPLLEEIDLSDNIIANVEPGAFNNLFNLRSLRLKGNRLKLVPLGVFTGLSNLTKLDISENKIVILLDYMFQDLHNLKSLEVGDNDLVYISHRAFSGLLSLEQLTLEKCNLTAVPTEALSHLRSLISLHLKHLNINNMPVYAFKRLFHLKHLEIDYWPLLDMMPANSLYGLNLTSLSITNTNLSTIPFLAFKHLVYLTHLNLSYNPISTIEAGMFSDLIRLQELHIVGAQLRTIEPHSFQGLRFLRVLNVSQNLLETLEENVFSSPRALEVLSINNNPLACDCRLLWILQRHPTLQFGGQQPMCAGPDTIRERSFKDFHSTALSFYFTCKKPKIREKKLQHLLVDEGQTVQLECNADGDPQPVISWVTPRRRFITTKSNGRATVLGDGTLEIRFAQDQDSGMYVCIASNAAGNDTFTASLTVKGFASDRFLYANRTPMYMTDSNDTISNGTNANTFSLDLKTILVSTAMGCFTFLGVVLFCFLLLFVWSRGKGKHKNSIDLEYVPRKNNGAVVEGEVAGPRRFNMKMI, from the coding sequence ATGCTTCACACGGCCTTATCATGTTGGCAGCCATTCCTGGGTCTGGCTGTGGTCTTAATCTTCATGGGATCCACCATTGGCTGCCCTGCTCGCTGTGAGTGCTCGGCCCAGAACAAATCTGTTAGCTGCCACAGGAGGAGGTTGATCGCCATCCCAGAGGGCATTCCCATCGAGACCAAAATCTTGGACCTCAGCAAGAACAGGCTTAAAAGCATCAACCCCGAAGAATTCATCTCTTACCCTCTGCTGGAGGAGATAGACTTGAGTGACAACATCATTGCCAATGTGGAGCCAGGAGCCTTTAACAATCTCTTCAACCTGCGTTCCCTCCGCCTGAAGGGCAATCGCCTAAAGTTGGTCCCTTTGGGGGTCTTCACGGGCCTCTCCAACCTCACCAAGCTTGACATTAGTGAGAATAAGATTGTCATTTTACTGGACTACATGTTCCAGGATTTGCATAACCTGAAGTCTCTGGAAGTGGGGGACAACGATTTGGTTTATATATCACACCGGGCCTTCAGTGGGCTGCTTAGCTTGGAGCAGCTCACACTGGAGAAATGTAACCTCACTGCAGTACCCACAGAAGCCCTCTCACACCTCCGCAGCCTCATCAGCCTGCACCTGAAGCATCTCAATATCAACAACATGCCCGTGTATGCCTTTAAAAGACTGTTCCACCTGAAACATCTCGAGATTGACTACTGGCCTTTACTGGATATGATGCCTGCCAACAGCCTCTACGGTCTCAAcctcacctccctctccatcaccaacaccaaCCTATCCACCATCCCCTTCCTTGCTTTCAAACACCTGGTCTACCTGACCCATCTGAACCTCTCCTACAATCCCATCAGCACTATTGAGGCAGGCATGTTCTCTGACCTGATCCGCCTCCAAGAGCTTCATATAGTGGGGGCCCAGCTCCGCACCATTGAGCCTCACTCCTTCCAAGGGCTCCGCTTCCTTCGTGTGCTCAATGTGTCTCAGAACCTTCTGGAAACTCTGGAAGAGAACGTCTTCTCCTCCCCGAGGGCTTTGGAGGTCCTGAGCATTAACAACAATCCTCTGGCCTGCGACTGCCGTCTCCTATGGATCCTGCAGCGGCACCCAACCCTGCAGTTCGGTGGCCAGCAGCCCATGTGTGCTGGCCCAGACACTATCCGTGAGAGGTCATTCAAAGATTTCCACAGCACTGCCCTTTCTTTTTACTTCACCTGCAAAAAACCCAAAATCCGTGAAAAGAAGTTGCAGCACCTGCTTGTGGATGAGGGGCAGACGGTCCAGCTGGAATGTAATGCTGATGGAGACCCTCAGCCTGTGATCTCCTGGGTGACACCTCGAAGGCGGTTCATCACCACCAAGTCCAACGGCAGAGCCACCGTGCTGGGTGATGGCACCTTGGAGATCCGCTTCGCCCAGGATCAAGACAGCGGGATGTATGTCTGCATCGCTAGCAATGCTGCCGGGAACGACACCTTCACGGCCTCCTTAACTGTCAAAGGATTCGCTTCAGACCGCTTCCTTTATGCCAACAGGACCCCTATGTACATGACCGACTCCAATGACACCATTTCCAATGGCACCAACGCCAATACTTTCTCCCTGGACCTTAAGACAATACTGGTGTCGACAGCCATGGGCTGTTTCACCTTCCTGGGAGTGGTGTTATTttgctttctcctcctttttGTGTGGAGCCGAGGGAAAGGCAAACACAAAAACAGCATTGACCTTGAGTACGTGCCCCGAAAAAACAATGGTGCTGTCGTGGAAGGGGAGGTGGCTGGACCCAGGAGGTTCAACATGAAAATGATTTGA